A genomic window from Flavobacterium azooxidireducens includes:
- a CDS encoding glycoside hydrolase family 5 protein, with amino-acid sequence MKKILLSALIVFNTFLVFSQTKNKFSDKTPVLKTNGKQILEPSGNPIILKGTNLGNWLVPEGYMFKFEQVNSPRRIDDFLYEMIGPDSLEVFWDKYLDNYITHDDIKYLKQIGCNHLRVPFHYKMFTQDLYMGKRNSGFTYLDRVIEWCRQEKLYVLLDMHCAPGGQTGDNIDDSHGFPYLFFSQKSQDLLSEIWIDIAKKYKNDPIVIGYDLINEPLAHYFKDEIKDYNLRLHLLYKRLVSDIRKIDKKHTIFLNGSIWGGDFGVFEEILDNNIVYEFHKYWFDVNQESVQFYVDFSEKHQVPIYIGETGENTDEWVNDFRILLDKNEVHWCFWPYKKMNNTSGIMNFDQPENFDLLINYAKSDRSTYENIRKNRPNRELVQKALNQYLENSLFTKKNFPNVGYIEGLGFKNHSLKNKK; translated from the coding sequence ATGAAAAAAATTCTTCTTTCTGCTCTAATTGTTTTTAATACTTTTTTAGTTTTTAGTCAAACTAAAAATAAATTTTCAGACAAAACTCCTGTTTTAAAAACTAATGGAAAACAAATTCTTGAACCTTCAGGAAATCCAATTATTCTAAAAGGAACAAACCTCGGAAATTGGTTAGTTCCCGAAGGATATATGTTCAAATTTGAACAAGTAAATTCTCCTCGAAGAATTGATGATTTTCTGTATGAAATGATTGGTCCGGATAGTTTAGAAGTTTTTTGGGATAAATACCTTGACAATTACATCACCCATGACGACATTAAATATTTAAAACAAATTGGTTGCAATCATTTGCGTGTTCCATTTCATTATAAAATGTTTACGCAGGATTTATATATGGGAAAACGAAACTCAGGCTTTACCTATCTTGATCGAGTAATTGAATGGTGCAGACAAGAAAAACTGTATGTTTTATTGGATATGCATTGTGCTCCCGGCGGTCAAACCGGAGACAATATTGATGACAGTCATGGTTTTCCCTATTTGTTTTTTAGTCAAAAATCGCAAGATTTATTGAGCGAAATTTGGATTGATATTGCTAAAAAATATAAAAACGATCCCATTGTTATTGGGTATGATTTAATTAACGAACCGTTAGCTCATTATTTTAAAGATGAAATTAAAGATTATAATCTCCGTCTTCATTTGCTTTATAAACGATTAGTTTCCGACATTCGAAAAATTGATAAAAAACACACCATCTTTTTAAATGGTTCTATTTGGGGAGGAGATTTTGGTGTTTTTGAAGAAATTTTAGATAACAATATCGTTTATGAATTTCACAAATATTGGTTTGATGTAAATCAGGAATCCGTTCAGTTTTATGTAGATTTTAGCGAAAAACATCAAGTTCCCATCTACATTGGTGAAACGGGTGAAAACACAGATGAATGGGTAAATGATTTTCGGATTTTATTAGATAAAAATGAAGTTCATTGGTGCTTTTGGCCGTATAAAAAAATGAACAACACCAGCGGAATCATGAACTTTGATCAACCCGAAAATTTTGATCTTTTGATAAATTATGCCAAAAGCGACCGAAGTACCTATGAAAATATTCGCAAAAACAGACCTAATCGCGAATTAGTTCAAAAAGCTCTTAATCAGTATTTAGAGAATTCCCTTTTTACTAAAAAGAATTTTCCAAATGTGGGCTATATTGAAGGATTGGGGTTTAAAAATCATTCTCTAAAAAATAAGAAGTAA
- a CDS encoding YoaK family protein — translation MLRKFSNSRTLEDNIKLGALTAFSGGMVNVASLLIFFSFSSNVTGHYAILASEIVKGNLYQTGIVFAWIFLFFFGSFLSNLIVIHLSKINTYLAHSLPLILEIICLMSVGIYGQFFYMETLFETEIMLGIMLFAMGLQNGLTASISNFAVKTTHLTGTTTDLGILFSMFTKKEYRENKELRGKAKLLSTIAIAYLGGAIISGFLYFYTGFQVFYIVSVFLTIVISYDLYKIRLERFMSIRNRKNAIKVYKETKTVHPAFNLNSFTERKERMKEETA, via the coding sequence ATGCTTAGAAAATTTAGTAATAGCAGAACATTAGAAGACAATATAAAATTAGGAGCACTTACTGCCTTTTCCGGCGGAATGGTGAATGTTGCCTCGTTACTGATTTTCTTTTCATTTTCATCAAATGTAACTGGTCATTATGCCATTTTGGCTTCAGAAATTGTAAAAGGAAATTTATATCAAACCGGAATTGTTTTTGCTTGGATATTTCTATTCTTTTTTGGTAGTTTTTTGTCCAATTTAATTGTTATTCATCTTAGTAAAATAAATACGTATTTGGCTCATTCGCTACCGCTGATTTTAGAAATTATTTGTTTAATGTCGGTGGGAATATATGGACAGTTTTTCTACATGGAAACACTATTTGAAACCGAAATCATGCTCGGAATCATGCTTTTTGCCATGGGTTTACAAAACGGATTAACTGCAAGTATTTCAAATTTTGCAGTAAAAACAACTCACTTAACAGGAACTACAACCGATTTAGGAATTCTATTTTCAATGTTTACTAAAAAAGAATACCGAGAAAATAAAGAGTTGAGAGGCAAGGCAAAACTATTAAGTACCATTGCAATTGCCTACTTAGGGGGAGCAATAATTTCCGGATTTCTTTATTTCTACACCGGATTTCAAGTGTTCTATATTGTGAGTGTATTTTTAACGATAGTAATTTCGTATGATTTATACAAAATTCGATTAGAAAGGTTCATGTCAATCAGAAACAGAAAAAATGCAATAAAGGTTTACAAAGAAACTAAAACTGTGCATCCGGCTTTCAATTTAAACTCATTTACAGAAAGAAAAGAACGAATGAAAGAAGAAACAGCATAA
- a CDS encoding ATP-binding protein: MKTQTKITLLFLIPFLIVLSLFSGFVYYSFLNYSHNDFFRLLEIRAITAGKIELDNNPTANIKEIKELRDQFFEKLPQEKDYFFPLDKIETYQDESELLNLPMIFFDDVIKNGKSQYQKNNTFYKGILYNSKKGRYIVVASAENYYELHHSAYLKRTLFLSILAAFVISAITSLYFSKYIFKPLRKITEKVNQISSENLHLRLDETNKNDELNELAKTFNTMLDRIETSFETQNNFISNASHELRTPLTAIIGEADVILSKERTQEDYQEAIKIMLVEAEKLEGKTRALLFLAQTGFNGKTQKFDKIRIDQLLMDVKETLERINQKNKIHLDMSLLPENSDMIKVNGNEQLLHLAFSNIINNGCKYSDNQTVNVALGASNNSVFVVIKDVGIGIPESELKFIYDPFFRASNTKNYEGYGIGLPLTRNIIRMHRGEIDVKSIQNQGTTVQINIPMYKI, translated from the coding sequence ATGAAGACGCAAACCAAAATAACGTTACTTTTCTTAATTCCTTTTCTAATCGTATTATCACTTTTTAGCGGATTTGTGTATTATTCGTTTTTGAATTATTCGCACAACGACTTCTTTCGCTTACTTGAAATTCGTGCGATTACAGCCGGAAAAATTGAATTAGACAACAATCCAACAGCAAACATCAAAGAAATTAAAGAACTGCGTGATCAATTTTTTGAAAAATTACCTCAAGAAAAAGATTATTTTTTTCCGTTAGATAAAATAGAAACTTATCAAGACGAAAGTGAATTGTTGAATTTACCCATGATTTTTTTTGATGATGTCATTAAAAACGGAAAATCACAATATCAAAAAAACAACACCTTTTATAAAGGTATACTTTATAATAGTAAAAAAGGTAGATATATTGTTGTTGCTTCGGCAGAAAATTATTACGAATTACATCATTCAGCCTATTTAAAAAGAACATTGTTTTTATCTATTTTGGCTGCTTTTGTAATTTCTGCAATTACGTCACTTTATTTTTCAAAATATATTTTTAAACCTTTACGGAAAATTACTGAAAAAGTAAATCAGATTAGTTCTGAAAACTTGCATTTGCGTTTAGACGAAACCAATAAAAATGATGAATTGAACGAGTTAGCAAAAACGTTCAACACGATGCTTGATCGAATTGAAACTTCTTTTGAAACGCAAAACAACTTTATTAGCAATGCTTCGCACGAACTTAGAACTCCGCTTACTGCCATTATTGGTGAAGCCGATGTAATTTTATCGAAAGAAAGAACGCAAGAAGATTACCAAGAAGCCATCAAAATTATGTTGGTGGAGGCTGAAAAACTAGAAGGCAAAACTAGAGCTTTACTGTTTTTGGCTCAAACTGGATTTAACGGGAAAACGCAAAAATTTGATAAAATAAGAATTGATCAGTTGTTGATGGACGTTAAAGAAACATTAGAACGAATCAATCAAAAAAACAAAATTCATCTTGATATGAGTTTACTTCCTGAAAATTCAGATATGATAAAAGTAAACGGAAACGAGCAATTATTACATTTGGCTTTTAGCAACATCATCAATAATGGCTGTAAATATTCTGACAATCAAACCGTTAATGTTGCACTTGGAGCATCAAACAACAGTGTTTTTGTGGTTATCAAAGATGTTGGTATCGGAATTCCCGAATCGGAGCTAAAATTTATTTATGATCCATTCTTTAGAGCATCCAACACAAAAAATTACGAAGGTTACGGAATTGGTTTGCCGCTAACGCGAAATATCATCAGAATGCACCGTGGTGAAATTGATGTAAAATCGATTCAGAACCAAGGAACGACCGTTCAAATTAACATTCCGATGTACAAAATTTAA
- a CDS encoding response regulator transcription factor, with product MKKILLVEDEVHVVSFINKGLTEEGYEVSVALDGKTGLSLQQNNQFDFIILDIMLPEMNGLEVCREIRKTNTQILILFLTALGTSENIVLGLESGADDYLVKPFKFIELLARIKTLLRRTESFSPSIPEIQEDYIYKIDDLILNDFSKTVTRNGETISLTTTEFKLLLNFLQNINKVLSRGEILDTVWGVNFDMGTNVVDVYVNYLRKKIDSNSSNKLIHTVIGMGYVMKEN from the coding sequence ATGAAGAAGATTTTATTAGTAGAAGACGAAGTTCACGTTGTATCGTTTATCAATAAAGGATTAACCGAAGAAGGTTATGAAGTTTCTGTGGCATTGGACGGAAAAACCGGACTTTCTTTACAACAAAACAATCAATTTGATTTTATCATTTTAGACATTATGTTGCCTGAAATGAATGGATTGGAAGTTTGTCGGGAAATCAGAAAAACCAATACACAAATTCTCATTTTGTTTTTAACGGCATTGGGAACTTCTGAAAATATTGTTTTAGGTTTAGAATCCGGTGCCGATGATTATTTGGTTAAACCTTTTAAATTTATTGAACTCTTAGCTAGAATTAAAACCTTACTTCGTAGAACCGAAAGTTTTAGTCCATCAATTCCTGAAATTCAAGAAGATTACATTTACAAAATTGACGATTTAATTTTAAATGATTTTAGCAAAACCGTTACCAGAAATGGTGAAACGATTTCGCTCACAACAACTGAATTTAAACTATTGCTCAACTTTTTGCAAAATATAAACAAAGTCCTTTCAAGAGGAGAAATTTTAGATACCGTTTGGGGTGTCAATTTCGATATGGGAACCAATGTGGTCGATGTTTATGTGAATTATCTCAGAAAAAAAATCGATTCTAATTCATCCAACAAACTGATTCATACCGTCATCGGAATGGGTTATGTAATGAAAGAAAATTAA
- a CDS encoding anhydro-N-acetylmuramic acid kinase, whose translation MFKESYQVVGVMSGTSLDGIDLANLHFSEKDGKWSYEILESVTISYPNHWLNKLKVAVHFSENELIQLNEEYTDFLGNSIKNFLNDYKIESIDAVCSHGHTILHQPQNGFTLQIGNLPQLAKIIGKKVVCDFRVQDVELGGQGAPLVPIGDRLLFSEYDFCLNLGGFSNISFEENEERIAFDISPVNTVLNFYANQLGFDYDDKGEIARSGKVNPDLLTELNNLDFYQKKYPKSLGMEFVNATILPLIENYSISIEDKLHTFVEHIAMQIALALPKKEGKILITGGGAYHLFLLERMQNYLSKMNLIVPNTKTLEFKEALIFGLLGVLKLRNEINVLCSVTGAKNDHSSGKIFN comes from the coding sequence ATGTTTAAAGAATCCTATCAAGTTGTTGGTGTGATGAGCGGAACTTCGCTCGACGGAATCGATTTGGCTAATCTTCATTTTTCTGAAAAAGACGGAAAATGGTCGTATGAAATTCTAGAATCTGTAACCATTTCATATCCAAATCATTGGCTAAACAAATTGAAAGTTGCCGTACATTTTTCTGAAAATGAATTGATTCAATTAAATGAAGAATACACTGATTTTTTGGGAAATTCTATTAAAAATTTTCTAAACGATTATAAAATTGAATCCATCGATGCGGTTTGTAGTCACGGTCATACGATTTTGCATCAACCACAAAACGGGTTTACTTTACAAATTGGAAACTTACCTCAACTTGCCAAAATTATTGGTAAAAAAGTGGTTTGTGATTTTCGCGTTCAAGATGTTGAATTGGGCGGACAAGGTGCTCCGCTAGTTCCGATTGGCGATCGATTATTATTTTCTGAATATGATTTTTGTCTGAATTTAGGCGGATTTTCGAATATTTCATTTGAAGAAAATGAAGAGCGAATTGCGTTTGACATATCTCCCGTAAACACCGTTTTGAATTTTTATGCCAATCAATTAGGTTTTGATTATGATGATAAAGGCGAAATTGCTCGTTCAGGAAAAGTAAATCCTGATTTATTAACTGAATTAAACAACCTTGATTTTTATCAAAAAAAATACCCAAAATCACTCGGAATGGAGTTTGTGAATGCTACAATTCTGCCGTTAATTGAAAATTATTCCATTTCAATTGAAGATAAATTGCATACTTTTGTGGAACATATTGCTATGCAAATTGCTTTGGCCTTACCTAAAAAAGAAGGCAAAATATTGATTACTGGCGGTGGTGCTTATCATCTTTTTTTGTTAGAAAGAATGCAAAATTATTTATCAAAAATGAATCTTATTGTTCCGAATACCAAAACATTAGAATTCAAAGAAGCCTTAATTTTTGGCTTACTTGGCGTGTTGAAATTACGTAATGAAATCAATGTGCTTTGCAGTGTAACCGGAGCGAAAAATGATCATTCGTCGGGGAAAATTTTCAATTAA
- a CDS encoding acyl-CoA dehydrogenase family protein produces MDFNLTEEHLMIQQAARDFAQQELLPGVIERDEHSRFPTEQVKMMAELGFMGMMVDPKYGGAGLDSVSYVLAMTEIAKVDASAAVIMSVNNSLVCAGMEKYCSEEQKMKYLVPLAQGEVIGAFCLSEPEAGSDATSQKTTAIDKGDYYLLNGTKNWITNGATASTYLVIAQTDVEKGHKGINAFIVEKGWAGFEIGPKEKKMGIRGSDTHSLMFNDVKVPKENRIGADGFGFSFAMNVLNGGRIGIASQALGIATGAYELALKYSHERKAFGKEIFKHQAIAFKLADMYVKVTAAKLLVMKAACEKDEGKDIAHSGAMAKLYASEIALEVANEAVQIHGGNGYVAEYHVERMMRDSKITQIYEGTSEIQRIVISRGLV; encoded by the coding sequence ATGGATTTTAATCTAACCGAAGAGCATTTAATGATTCAGCAAGCGGCTCGTGATTTTGCTCAACAAGAATTATTACCGGGAGTTATTGAAAGAGATGAACATTCAAGATTTCCGACCGAGCAAGTGAAAATGATGGCTGAATTAGGCTTTATGGGAATGATGGTTGATCCAAAATACGGCGGTGCCGGTTTAGACAGCGTTTCCTACGTGTTGGCAATGACAGAAATTGCAAAAGTTGATGCTTCGGCAGCGGTTATTATGTCGGTAAACAACTCATTAGTTTGTGCCGGAATGGAAAAATATTGTAGTGAAGAACAAAAAATGAAATACTTGGTTCCGTTAGCTCAAGGCGAAGTGATTGGAGCCTTTTGTTTATCAGAACCGGAAGCAGGAAGTGATGCCACTTCTCAAAAAACAACGGCTATTGACAAAGGTGATTATTATTTGTTAAACGGAACAAAAAACTGGATAACCAATGGAGCAACAGCTTCAACTTATTTAGTAATTGCTCAAACCGATGTTGAAAAAGGTCACAAAGGAATCAATGCTTTTATAGTTGAAAAAGGTTGGGCCGGATTTGAAATTGGTCCAAAAGAAAAGAAAATGGGCATCCGCGGAAGCGATACACATTCGTTAATGTTTAATGATGTGAAAGTGCCAAAAGAAAATAGAATTGGTGCCGATGGTTTCGGATTTAGTTTTGCAATGAACGTGTTAAACGGAGGAAGAATCGGAATTGCATCGCAAGCATTAGGAATTGCAACCGGAGCTTATGAATTGGCTTTGAAATATTCGCACGAACGAAAAGCATTCGGAAAAGAAATCTTTAAACACCAAGCCATCGCTTTTAAATTAGCTGATATGTATGTGAAAGTGACAGCAGCAAAATTATTAGTAATGAAAGCAGCTTGCGAAAAAGACGAAGGAAAAGACATTGCTCATTCGGGTGCAATGGCAAAATTATACGCTTCCGAAATTGCGTTGGAAGTAGCCAATGAAGCGGTTCAAATTCACGGAGGAAACGGCTATGTAGCCGAATATCACGTAGAAAGAATGATGCGTGATTCTAAAATTACACAAATTTACGAGGGAACTTCAGAGATTCAACGTATTGTGATTTCGAGAGGATTGGTTTAA
- a CDS encoding M20/M25/M40 family metallo-hydrolase: MNYIKYISISGLFSMLFVFPIFSQSASVAVSEKMVYSVSKDSVSTRLEYLTSDLLEGRDTGTKGGELAAVHLENYFKSLSISPYFESYRDKLSNFEKSAYNIVGFLEGTDPKLKDEFIIFSAHYDHIGIIDKKVEKDSIANGANDNATGCLAVAEIARYFSSQKNNKRSILFVFFSGEEKGLLGSRHLAAKLKSENFNLYSMLNFEMIGVPMKRDFLTYITGYNKSNMVEKLNEYAGKKTVGFLQAELHYRLFMASDNFPFFLEFNVPAQTVSTFDFENYEYYHHVSDDFSQMNTEFMTDYIQEMLPIVTKMVNASEKEIVLKK; this comes from the coding sequence ATGAATTATATTAAATACATTTCAATTTCGGGATTATTTTCAATGCTTTTTGTTTTTCCCATTTTTTCGCAATCTGCTTCTGTGGCGGTTTCAGAAAAAATGGTTTATAGTGTGAGTAAAGATTCTGTTTCAACACGATTAGAATACCTTACCTCCGATTTGTTGGAAGGAAGAGATACCGGAACCAAAGGAGGAGAATTAGCGGCTGTTCATTTAGAAAATTATTTTAAGAGTTTGTCGATTTCACCCTATTTTGAATCGTATCGTGACAAACTTTCTAATTTTGAAAAATCAGCTTACAACATTGTTGGGTTTTTGGAAGGAACAGATCCAAAATTAAAAGACGAATTCATCATTTTTAGTGCTCATTATGATCATATCGGTATAATTGATAAAAAAGTTGAAAAGGATTCCATTGCAAACGGAGCTAATGATAATGCTACAGGATGTTTGGCAGTGGCAGAAATTGCTCGCTATTTTTCATCCCAAAAAAACAATAAACGAAGTATTCTATTTGTCTTTTTTTCGGGTGAAGAAAAAGGATTGTTAGGTTCAAGACATTTGGCAGCAAAGTTAAAAAGTGAAAATTTTAATTTGTATAGTATGCTGAATTTTGAAATGATTGGAGTGCCAATGAAACGTGATTTTTTAACCTACATCACTGGTTATAATAAATCAAATATGGTAGAAAAATTGAATGAATATGCCGGAAAAAAGACAGTTGGATTTTTACAAGCGGAATTACATTACAGATTATTTATGGCTTCCGATAATTTTCCGTTTTTCTTAGAGTTTAATGTTCCGGCTCAAACGGTTAGTACTTTTGACTTTGAAAATTATGAATATTATCATCATGTTTCAGATGATTTTAGCCAAATGAATACTGAATTTATGACCGATTATATTCAGGAAATGTTGCCGATTGTGACTAAAATGGTCAATGCTTCAGAAAAAGAAATTGTTTTAAAAAAATAA
- a CDS encoding SDR family NAD(P)-dependent oxidoreductase: MKNIIITGTSRGIGYELALQFANEGHQVLAISRKTVKELIEHRNITCLVVDLSEESGLNLVTEFIAQTWKNVDVLIHNAGCLVLKPFLQLTQADFEMVYKVNVFGVANLTRICLPFLKRGSHVVSISSMGGIQGSSKFAGLAAYSSSKGAVITLSELLAEEYKEEGISFNVLALGAVQTEMLHEAFPGYIAPLSAKEMADYIYDFSLNGNKYYNGKVLQVSSSTP, encoded by the coding sequence TTGAAAAATATCATCATCACCGGAACATCTCGCGGAATTGGTTATGAACTTGCTTTGCAATTTGCCAATGAAGGTCACCAAGTTTTGGCTATTTCCCGAAAAACAGTAAAAGAATTAATCGAACATCGTAACATAACTTGTCTGGTAGTTGATTTATCGGAAGAAAGCGGATTGAATTTAGTAACTGAATTCATCGCTCAAACGTGGAAAAATGTTGATGTTTTAATTCATAATGCTGGTTGTTTGGTGCTAAAACCATTTTTACAATTAACACAAGCCGATTTTGAAATGGTTTACAAAGTAAATGTTTTTGGCGTTGCCAATTTAACTCGCATTTGTTTACCGTTTTTGAAAAGAGGAAGTCACGTCGTGTCGATTAGTTCGATGGGTGGCATACAAGGAAGTTCAAAATTTGCCGGTTTAGCCGCTTATTCTTCCAGCAAAGGAGCAGTCATTACTTTGTCGGAATTGTTGGCAGAAGAATATAAAGAAGAAGGAATTTCGTTTAATGTTTTGGCTTTAGGAGCAGTTCAAACCGAAATGTTGCACGAAGCTTTTCCGGGATATATAGCACCACTTTCTGCCAAAGAAATGGCCGATTATATTTATGATTTTTCGTTAAACGGAAATAAGTATTATAATGGGAAAGTTCTGCAAGTAAGTTCATCAACACCGTAA
- a CDS encoding BRO-N domain-containing protein: MKQENAIQLFENKKVRTLWDAQKEKWFFSIIDVIGILTESPNARKYWSVLKVRLKKEGSELATNCSQLKMQSSDGKFYKTDVADTEQIFRLIQSIPSPKAEPFKLWLAQIASERLDEMQDPEITIDRALEQYLQLGYSENWINQRLKSIEIRKELTDEWKSRGIKEGQQFATLTDIISKSWSGKTTKEYKLLKGLKKENLRDNMTNTELILNMLAEASTKDISKAVNPETFEDSKEVAKQGGNVANVARKELEAKTGKKVVTELNAKTLLNQKKEIDNN; this comes from the coding sequence ATGAAACAAGAAAACGCCATCCAGCTATTTGAAAACAAAAAAGTAAGAACACTTTGGGATGCACAAAAGGAGAAGTGGTTCTTTTCTATTATTGATGTTATAGGAATTTTAACAGAAAGTCCAAACGCTCGAAAGTATTGGAGTGTTTTAAAAGTTAGGCTCAAAAAAGAAGGAAGTGAGTTGGCTACAAATTGTAGTCAACTGAAAATGCAATCTTCAGATGGTAAATTTTATAAAACTGATGTTGCTGATACTGAACAAATTTTTCGTTTAATTCAATCCATTCCATCTCCAAAAGCAGAGCCGTTTAAGTTGTGGTTAGCCCAAATTGCATCGGAACGATTGGATGAAATGCAAGATCCGGAAATAACAATTGACAGAGCATTAGAGCAATATTTACAATTGGGATATTCTGAAAACTGGATTAATCAACGCTTAAAAAGCATTGAAATCAGAAAAGAATTAACAGATGAATGGAAAAGCAGAGGAATTAAAGAAGGTCAGCAATTTGCCACATTAACCGATATAATTTCAAAATCTTGGTCGGGTAAAACAACCAAAGAATATAAATTATTGAAAGGATTAAAAAAGGAGAATCTTCGTGACAATATGACCAATACAGAATTGATTTTGAATATGTTGGCAGAAGCTTCTACAAAAGATATTTCCAAAGCAGTAAATCCTGAAACGTTTGAAGACAGTAAAGAAGTTGCCAAACAAGGCGGAAATGTTGCCAATGTTGCCAGAAAAGAACTAGAAGCCAAAACGGGTAAAAAAGTAGTAACCGAATTAAATGCAAAAACGTTACTCAATCAAAAAAAAGAAATTGACAACAACTAA
- a CDS encoding SprT-like domain-containing protein gives MSEVLLKYLPEHAVESVFELIKTNSVHLKIVNERVTRHGDYRRHPSGKHQITVNANLNKYRFLITLVHEIAHLAAFEKYGRNIKPHGSEWKITFQRLMIPFIRPEIFPNSVLPLIANHFRNPTASSDTDARLAFALKQFDERKPDIHFIHEVPSGSFFRIKNGKVFQKKGLRVKRYECLEVKTGKLYLFNANAEVEIIPG, from the coding sequence ATGAGCGAAGTCCTCTTAAAATATCTTCCCGAACACGCAGTTGAATCGGTTTTTGAGTTAATCAAAACCAATTCAGTTCATTTAAAAATTGTAAACGAACGGGTAACTCGTCACGGCGATTATAGAAGACATCCTTCCGGGAAGCATCAAATCACAGTAAATGCCAATTTGAATAAATACCGTTTTTTGATTACATTGGTTCACGAAATTGCTCATTTAGCTGCTTTTGAAAAATATGGAAGAAACATCAAACCACACGGAAGTGAGTGGAAAATTACCTTTCAACGGTTGATGATTCCGTTTATTCGACCGGAGATTTTTCCAAATTCGGTTTTGCCTTTGATTGCTAATCATTTTCGAAATCCAACCGCCAGCAGCGACACCGATGCACGATTGGCTTTTGCTTTAAAGCAATTTGACGAACGAAAACCGGATATTCATTTTATCCACGAAGTGCCTTCCGGAAGTTTTTTCAGAATTAAAAACGGGAAAGTTTTCCAAAAAAAAGGACTTCGGGTCAAACGCTATGAATGTTTAGAAGTAAAAACCGGAAAGTTATATTTGTTTAATGCGAATGCTGAGGTGGAGATTATTCCGGGATAA
- a CDS encoding mannose-1-phosphate guanylyltransferase, protein MNKNYYAILMAGGVGSRFWPVSTTEFPKQFHDMLGSGETLIQKTFSRLSKLIPTENILILTNEKYNDLVLTQLPMVKQEQVLLEPAMRNTAPCILYASLKIQKMNPDAVMVVAPSDHWIEDETAFITNLQQCFDYCQHNNALMTLGIQPTFPNTGFGYIEFDKTDANLIKKVNQFREKPNYETAKSFLESGNFLWNGGIFIWSVKSITEAFSAFQPQMNQLFLEGIETYNTSNEKEFINQKYALAEDISIDYAILEKAKNVYVLPATFDWNDLGTWGSLHEKLEKDLQNNAVVNSTLISENATNNIIRTENKKLVIIDGLNDYIIVEQGDVLLIYPKEKEQDIKKIVSSLPK, encoded by the coding sequence ATGAACAAAAATTACTACGCAATACTAATGGCCGGTGGAGTCGGCTCACGTTTTTGGCCGGTTTCTACAACCGAATTTCCTAAACAATTTCATGATATGTTGGGGTCGGGGGAGACGTTGATTCAAAAAACGTTCAGCCGTTTATCAAAATTAATTCCAACCGAAAATATATTGATTTTAACCAATGAAAAATACAATGATTTGGTTCTTACTCAATTGCCAATGGTAAAACAAGAGCAAGTTTTGTTGGAACCGGCAATGCGAAACACAGCTCCTTGTATTTTGTATGCTTCGCTAAAAATTCAAAAAATGAATCCAGATGCAGTGATGGTTGTAGCTCCTAGCGATCATTGGATTGAAGATGAAACCGCTTTTATCACTAATTTGCAACAATGTTTTGATTATTGTCAACACAACAATGCTTTGATGACGTTAGGAATTCAACCTACTTTTCCAAATACTGGTTTTGGTTATATCGAATTTGATAAAACAGATGCAAATCTCATCAAAAAAGTAAATCAATTTCGGGAAAAGCCAAATTACGAAACAGCAAAATCTTTTCTTGAAAGTGGTAATTTCCTTTGGAATGGCGGAATTTTCATCTGGTCTGTCAAATCAATAACGGAAGCATTTTCTGCTTTTCAACCTCAGATGAATCAATTGTTTTTGGAAGGTATTGAAACATACAATACATCAAATGAAAAGGAGTTTATCAATCAAAAGTATGCTTTAGCGGAAGATATTTCAATTGATTATGCCATCTTAGAAAAAGCCAAAAATGTATATGTTCTACCCGCCACTTTCGATTGGAATGATTTAGGCACTTGGGGTTCTTTACACGAAAAATTAGAGAAAGATCTTCAAAATAATGCGGTTGTCAATTCAACTTTGATTTCAGAAAATGCAACCAATAATATTATTCGAACTGAAAATAAAAAACTAGTTATCATCGATGGTTTAAATGACTATATTATTGTAGAACAAGGTGATGTTTTATTGATTTATCCAAAAGAGAAAGAGCAAGATATCAAGAAAATAGTGAGTTCGTTACCAAAATAA